The following are encoded together in the Salvia hispanica cultivar TCC Black 2014 chromosome 6, UniMelb_Shisp_WGS_1.0, whole genome shotgun sequence genome:
- the LOC125194156 gene encoding uncharacterized protein LOC125194156 isoform X2 → MNKSDEDIDLRLALGSTNYSVETRLDSSVCVGAGVNANSRVGMPFTASDPLSELVWSPNNGLSMKCAIPGLANNRPFLALRESADEILTSQDIRVVSAGEKLTMLDEAGSSGDKAVVFSSSYDGSKGLIDKAITTDAIQQHKGHVHIAETSKMNAEVHTLADAEHDRKSDKAINWKFPSNLVRGGHFNHKGKIEMDACTSVVIGSAVPIRFQPPTAKISEAVVCSLPNLQAHDQIDDEVTSAVDKTKTDASPSIIPAPTLMNVESSDENDLGGHLIAKEAQSLQEMELPREDPLAVDIAPTSSRIFLYREKGKEKEREKALSDGYIYGRSSNNKEDSHETVGSCNSAGLFPKGMKRQHYDQGQEIESKRVKTCVEEKPGSTSFIKADSSFVRWISNMVNGLSDSNKQESSSLLALTLARSNNVCSHNHQESFVCNKTTEFAKPRTGFQNVFQSLYCQTNKTLISGADKDNQLIAESDELMVSDTKLADKTPQSCNRNNDSSCKQIIISDQESNPQVSTRPVKPWIFSAGFLNRNSSEKSLAESSRKMVEGKSSASLCKKAEKMDLDIPFPVNCVPEKSRPLPSLWITRLYTRTAPFENFNRINDEALDCNSERLEANHESWENDVSSSGKKTSEARDDCARDQARASESADPKFGHGQSHIQPFKESTNSEEMASVFAKRLDALRNIIHPSGRRSPPTSPLTCFFCGNSGHDIRKCPELTESDLENLLVNISSFNRVDESPTLCIKCFQLDHWAISCPSASSQDNRRLNQNAVTVQQQTTCYPQPFASEVGCSAKPAVASFPIFLTSNMKERSSKRLSTSNELQKSTLSNSGNHLKDKQILPPCKISNTQQEEMFHVIRRLRLSRADILRWMDSDVSLSHLNGFFLRLRLAKLEGGLEGTGYYVACISGDSIENIGCKSNKSVLVDVGGLKSSVGSQYISNQDFLEEEIEGWWSRIVKTGGKIPSLDELKSKFGTRECLGL, encoded by the exons ATGAATAAAAGTGATGAAGATATTGATTTAAGGCTTGCTTTGGGTTCTACAAATTACAGTGTAGAGACGAGGTTGGATAGCAGCGTGTGCGTAGGTGCAGGTGTAAATGCAAACTCACGCGTGGGCATGCCATTTACAGCATCTGATCCTCTATCCGAATTAGTTTGGTCGCCAAATAATGGTTTGTCCATGAAATGTGCTATTCCAGGCTTGGCCAATAACAGACCTTTTCTGGCTTTGAGAGAGAGCGCAGACGAGATTTTAACATCACAGGATATTAGAGTGGTTAGTGCTGGGGAGAAGTTGACAATGCTCGATGAGGCTGGGAGTTCTGGCGACAAGGCTGTTGTATTTAGTTCTAGCTACG ATGGGAGCAAGGGTTTAATTGATAAAGCTATCACTACTGATGCTATTCAACAACACAAAGGTCATGTCCATATTGCTGAAACCAGCAAAATGAATGCCG AGGTTCATACTCTAGCGGATGCAGAACACGATAGGAAATCAGACAAGGCTATAAACTGGAAGTTCCCTAGTAATCTTGTTAGAGGAGGACACTTCAATCATAAAggtaaaattgaaatggatGCTTGTACAAGTGTTGTTATCGGCTCAGCTGTCCCTATACGTTTTCAACCTCCAACAGCCAAAATATCCGAAGCTGTAGTTTGCTCTCTTCCGAACTTGCAAGCACATGATCAGATAGATGATGAAGTCACATCAGCCGTGGACAAGACTAAAACTGATGCATCCCCTTCGATCATCCCTGCGCCCACTTTGATGAACGTGGAGTCATCTGACGAAAATGACTTGGGTGGCCATCTGATTGCAAAAGAGGCTCAGAGTTTACAAGAGATGGAGCTTCCAAGAGAGGATCCTCTTGCTGTTGACATAGCTCCTACAAGTAGCAGGATTTTCTTGTACcgagaaaagggaaaagagaaagagagagaaaaagccTTATCTGATGGATATATTTATGGAAGATCGTCAAATAATAAGGAAGACAGCCACGAGACTGTGGGGAGTTGTAATAGTGCTGGATTGTTCCCAAAAGGCATGAAGAGACAGCATTATGATCAAGGGCAGGAAATAGAAAGCAAAAGGGTTAAAACGTGTGTCGAAGAAAAACCTGGTTCGACATCCTTCATAAAAGCTGATAGCTCCTTTGTGAGATGGATATCAAACATGGTTAATGGTCTCTCAGATTCTAATAAACAAGAGTCTTCTTCTCTCCTCGCTCTCACCCTAGCTCGTTCTAATAATGTTTGCAGTCACAATCACCAGGAGAGTTTCGTGTGCAACAAAACAACTGAGTTCGCGAAACCAAGGACAGGGTTCCAAAATGTGTTTCAGTCCTTGTACTGCCAAACCAACAAGACACTGATCTCTGGAGCAGACAAGGATAACCAGCTCATAGCAGAATCTGACGAGCTTATGGTTTCTGATACAAAGTTAGCTGACAAAACTCCACAGTCGTGCAACAGAAACAATGATAGCTCTTGCAAGCAGATTATTATTTCTGATCAAGAATCCAACCCACAGGTATCTACGAGGCCAGTTAAACCGTGGATATTTTCAGCAGGTTTTCTTAATAGAAATTCTTCTGAAAAGAGCTTGGCAGAAAGTAGTAGGAAAATGGTCGAGGGAAAGTCTTCTGCTTCGTTGTGTAAAAAGGCGGAGAAGATGGATCTCGACATCCCTTTTCCAGTGAATTGTGTTCCTGAAAAAAGTAGACCTCTTCCTAGTTTGTGGATTACGCGCCTTTATACTAGAACTGCTCCGTTTGAAAACTTCAACCGTATAAATGATGAAGCCCTCGACTGCAACTCTGAACGCCTTGAGGCTAATCATGAGAGTTGGGAAAATGATGTTTCCTCCAGTGGTAAGAAAACTTCTGAGGCTAGGGATGATTGTGCTCGAGATCAGGCTCGTGCTTCAGAATCCGCTGATCCCAAGTTTGGTCATGGACAGAGCCATATACAACCTTTCAAGGAATCGACAAATTCAGAGGAAATGGCATCAGTGTTTGCCAAGCGGCTTGATGCCCTCAGAAACATTATACACCCTTCAGGAAGGAGAAGCCCTCCAACATCCCCACTTACATGTTTCTTTTGTGGCAACAGTGGCCATGATATACGTAAATGCCCGGAGTTAACTGAATCTGACCTGGAGAATCTCCTTGTCAACATCAGCTCATTTAATAGGGTGGATGAATCCCCTACTTtgtgcattaaatgctttcaGCTTGATCATTGGGCAATTTCATGCCCCTCGGCATCCTCACAAGATAATAGACGATTGAATCAGAATGCTGTCACTGTCCAGCAACAAACTACTTGTTATCCGCAGCCTTTTGCTAGTGAGGTAGGCTGCAGCGCGAAACCAGCTGTTGCCTCTTTTCCTATCTTTCTGACTTCGAACATGAAAGAAAGGTCGAGCAAAAGACTTTCTACTTCAAATGAGCTCCAAAAGAGTACTCTATCGAATTCAGGCAACCATCTAAAGGACAAACAAATACTTCCACCATGTAAGATTTCCAACACTCAACAGGAGGAGATGTTTCATGTAATAAGGAGATTGCGCTTGTCTCGTGCTGATATTCTCAG ATGGATGGATTCTGATGTCTCCTTGTCACATTTAAACGGTTTTTTCTTGCGTTTGCGCCTCGCAAAGTTGGAAGGGGGACTAGAAGGGACTGGCTATTATGTTGCTTGTATTTCAG GAGACTCAATAGAGAACATTGGTTGCAAGTCCAACAAGTCTGTGTTGGTAGATGTTGGAGGGCTGAAATCATCAGTTGGGAGTCAGTACATCTCCAATCAAGATTTTCTGGAG GAAGAGATTGAAGGTTGGTGGAGCAGAATAGTAAAAACTGGTGGCAAGATCCCTTCTTTAGATGAGTTGAAGTCAAAATTCGGAACTAGAGAATGTCTAGGTCTTTAA
- the LOC125194156 gene encoding uncharacterized protein LOC125194156 isoform X1: protein MIINGIAGFCVEAKLIMNKSDEDIDLRLALGSTNYSVETRLDSSVCVGAGVNANSRVGMPFTASDPLSELVWSPNNGLSMKCAIPGLANNRPFLALRESADEILTSQDIRVVSAGEKLTMLDEAGSSGDKAVVFSSSYDGSKGLIDKAITTDAIQQHKGHVHIAETSKMNAEVHTLADAEHDRKSDKAINWKFPSNLVRGGHFNHKGKIEMDACTSVVIGSAVPIRFQPPTAKISEAVVCSLPNLQAHDQIDDEVTSAVDKTKTDASPSIIPAPTLMNVESSDENDLGGHLIAKEAQSLQEMELPREDPLAVDIAPTSSRIFLYREKGKEKEREKALSDGYIYGRSSNNKEDSHETVGSCNSAGLFPKGMKRQHYDQGQEIESKRVKTCVEEKPGSTSFIKADSSFVRWISNMVNGLSDSNKQESSSLLALTLARSNNVCSHNHQESFVCNKTTEFAKPRTGFQNVFQSLYCQTNKTLISGADKDNQLIAESDELMVSDTKLADKTPQSCNRNNDSSCKQIIISDQESNPQVSTRPVKPWIFSAGFLNRNSSEKSLAESSRKMVEGKSSASLCKKAEKMDLDIPFPVNCVPEKSRPLPSLWITRLYTRTAPFENFNRINDEALDCNSERLEANHESWENDVSSSGKKTSEARDDCARDQARASESADPKFGHGQSHIQPFKESTNSEEMASVFAKRLDALRNIIHPSGRRSPPTSPLTCFFCGNSGHDIRKCPELTESDLENLLVNISSFNRVDESPTLCIKCFQLDHWAISCPSASSQDNRRLNQNAVTVQQQTTCYPQPFASEVGCSAKPAVASFPIFLTSNMKERSSKRLSTSNELQKSTLSNSGNHLKDKQILPPCKISNTQQEEMFHVIRRLRLSRADILRWMDSDVSLSHLNGFFLRLRLAKLEGGLEGTGYYVACISGDSIENIGCKSNKSVLVDVGGLKSSVGSQYISNQDFLEEEIEGWWSRIVKTGGKIPSLDELKSKFGTRECLGL from the exons ATGATTATAAATGGCATTGCAGGATTTTGTGTTGAGGCGAAGCTGATAATGAATAAAAGTGATGAAGATATTGATTTAAGGCTTGCTTTGGGTTCTACAAATTACAGTGTAGAGACGAGGTTGGATAGCAGCGTGTGCGTAGGTGCAGGTGTAAATGCAAACTCACGCGTGGGCATGCCATTTACAGCATCTGATCCTCTATCCGAATTAGTTTGGTCGCCAAATAATGGTTTGTCCATGAAATGTGCTATTCCAGGCTTGGCCAATAACAGACCTTTTCTGGCTTTGAGAGAGAGCGCAGACGAGATTTTAACATCACAGGATATTAGAGTGGTTAGTGCTGGGGAGAAGTTGACAATGCTCGATGAGGCTGGGAGTTCTGGCGACAAGGCTGTTGTATTTAGTTCTAGCTACG ATGGGAGCAAGGGTTTAATTGATAAAGCTATCACTACTGATGCTATTCAACAACACAAAGGTCATGTCCATATTGCTGAAACCAGCAAAATGAATGCCG AGGTTCATACTCTAGCGGATGCAGAACACGATAGGAAATCAGACAAGGCTATAAACTGGAAGTTCCCTAGTAATCTTGTTAGAGGAGGACACTTCAATCATAAAggtaaaattgaaatggatGCTTGTACAAGTGTTGTTATCGGCTCAGCTGTCCCTATACGTTTTCAACCTCCAACAGCCAAAATATCCGAAGCTGTAGTTTGCTCTCTTCCGAACTTGCAAGCACATGATCAGATAGATGATGAAGTCACATCAGCCGTGGACAAGACTAAAACTGATGCATCCCCTTCGATCATCCCTGCGCCCACTTTGATGAACGTGGAGTCATCTGACGAAAATGACTTGGGTGGCCATCTGATTGCAAAAGAGGCTCAGAGTTTACAAGAGATGGAGCTTCCAAGAGAGGATCCTCTTGCTGTTGACATAGCTCCTACAAGTAGCAGGATTTTCTTGTACcgagaaaagggaaaagagaaagagagagaaaaagccTTATCTGATGGATATATTTATGGAAGATCGTCAAATAATAAGGAAGACAGCCACGAGACTGTGGGGAGTTGTAATAGTGCTGGATTGTTCCCAAAAGGCATGAAGAGACAGCATTATGATCAAGGGCAGGAAATAGAAAGCAAAAGGGTTAAAACGTGTGTCGAAGAAAAACCTGGTTCGACATCCTTCATAAAAGCTGATAGCTCCTTTGTGAGATGGATATCAAACATGGTTAATGGTCTCTCAGATTCTAATAAACAAGAGTCTTCTTCTCTCCTCGCTCTCACCCTAGCTCGTTCTAATAATGTTTGCAGTCACAATCACCAGGAGAGTTTCGTGTGCAACAAAACAACTGAGTTCGCGAAACCAAGGACAGGGTTCCAAAATGTGTTTCAGTCCTTGTACTGCCAAACCAACAAGACACTGATCTCTGGAGCAGACAAGGATAACCAGCTCATAGCAGAATCTGACGAGCTTATGGTTTCTGATACAAAGTTAGCTGACAAAACTCCACAGTCGTGCAACAGAAACAATGATAGCTCTTGCAAGCAGATTATTATTTCTGATCAAGAATCCAACCCACAGGTATCTACGAGGCCAGTTAAACCGTGGATATTTTCAGCAGGTTTTCTTAATAGAAATTCTTCTGAAAAGAGCTTGGCAGAAAGTAGTAGGAAAATGGTCGAGGGAAAGTCTTCTGCTTCGTTGTGTAAAAAGGCGGAGAAGATGGATCTCGACATCCCTTTTCCAGTGAATTGTGTTCCTGAAAAAAGTAGACCTCTTCCTAGTTTGTGGATTACGCGCCTTTATACTAGAACTGCTCCGTTTGAAAACTTCAACCGTATAAATGATGAAGCCCTCGACTGCAACTCTGAACGCCTTGAGGCTAATCATGAGAGTTGGGAAAATGATGTTTCCTCCAGTGGTAAGAAAACTTCTGAGGCTAGGGATGATTGTGCTCGAGATCAGGCTCGTGCTTCAGAATCCGCTGATCCCAAGTTTGGTCATGGACAGAGCCATATACAACCTTTCAAGGAATCGACAAATTCAGAGGAAATGGCATCAGTGTTTGCCAAGCGGCTTGATGCCCTCAGAAACATTATACACCCTTCAGGAAGGAGAAGCCCTCCAACATCCCCACTTACATGTTTCTTTTGTGGCAACAGTGGCCATGATATACGTAAATGCCCGGAGTTAACTGAATCTGACCTGGAGAATCTCCTTGTCAACATCAGCTCATTTAATAGGGTGGATGAATCCCCTACTTtgtgcattaaatgctttcaGCTTGATCATTGGGCAATTTCATGCCCCTCGGCATCCTCACAAGATAATAGACGATTGAATCAGAATGCTGTCACTGTCCAGCAACAAACTACTTGTTATCCGCAGCCTTTTGCTAGTGAGGTAGGCTGCAGCGCGAAACCAGCTGTTGCCTCTTTTCCTATCTTTCTGACTTCGAACATGAAAGAAAGGTCGAGCAAAAGACTTTCTACTTCAAATGAGCTCCAAAAGAGTACTCTATCGAATTCAGGCAACCATCTAAAGGACAAACAAATACTTCCACCATGTAAGATTTCCAACACTCAACAGGAGGAGATGTTTCATGTAATAAGGAGATTGCGCTTGTCTCGTGCTGATATTCTCAG ATGGATGGATTCTGATGTCTCCTTGTCACATTTAAACGGTTTTTTCTTGCGTTTGCGCCTCGCAAAGTTGGAAGGGGGACTAGAAGGGACTGGCTATTATGTTGCTTGTATTTCAG GAGACTCAATAGAGAACATTGGTTGCAAGTCCAACAAGTCTGTGTTGGTAGATGTTGGAGGGCTGAAATCATCAGTTGGGAGTCAGTACATCTCCAATCAAGATTTTCTGGAG GAAGAGATTGAAGGTTGGTGGAGCAGAATAGTAAAAACTGGTGGCAAGATCCCTTCTTTAGATGAGTTGAAGTCAAAATTCGGAACTAGAGAATGTCTAGGTCTTTAA
- the LOC125194156 gene encoding uncharacterized protein LOC125194156 isoform X4, with protein MIINGIAGFCVEAKLIMNKSDEDIDLRLALGSTNYSVETRLDSSVCVGAGLANNRPFLALRESADEILTSQDIRVVSAGEKLTMLDEAGSSGDKAVVFSSSYDGSKGLIDKAITTDAIQQHKGHVHIAETSKMNAEVHTLADAEHDRKSDKAINWKFPSNLVRGGHFNHKGKIEMDACTSVVIGSAVPIRFQPPTAKISEAVVCSLPNLQAHDQIDDEVTSAVDKTKTDASPSIIPAPTLMNVESSDENDLGGHLIAKEAQSLQEMELPREDPLAVDIAPTSSRIFLYREKGKEKEREKALSDGYIYGRSSNNKEDSHETVGSCNSAGLFPKGMKRQHYDQGQEIESKRVKTCVEEKPGSTSFIKADSSFVRWISNMVNGLSDSNKQESSSLLALTLARSNNVCSHNHQESFVCNKTTEFAKPRTGFQNVFQSLYCQTNKTLISGADKDNQLIAESDELMVSDTKLADKTPQSCNRNNDSSCKQIIISDQESNPQVSTRPVKPWIFSAGFLNRNSSEKSLAESSRKMVEGKSSASLCKKAEKMDLDIPFPVNCVPEKSRPLPSLWITRLYTRTAPFENFNRINDEALDCNSERLEANHESWENDVSSSGKKTSEARDDCARDQARASESADPKFGHGQSHIQPFKESTNSEEMASVFAKRLDALRNIIHPSGRRSPPTSPLTCFFCGNSGHDIRKCPELTESDLENLLVNISSFNRVDESPTLCIKCFQLDHWAISCPSASSQDNRRLNQNAVTVQQQTTCYPQPFASEVGCSAKPAVASFPIFLTSNMKERSSKRLSTSNELQKSTLSNSGNHLKDKQILPPCKISNTQQEEMFHVIRRLRLSRADILRWMDSDVSLSHLNGFFLRLRLAKLEGGLEGTGYYVACISGDSIENIGCKSNKSVLVDVGGLKSSVGSQYISNQDFLEEEIEGWWSRIVKTGGKIPSLDELKSKFGTRECLGL; from the exons ATGATTATAAATGGCATTGCAGGATTTTGTGTTGAGGCGAAGCTGATAATGAATAAAAGTGATGAAGATATTGATTTAAGGCTTGCTTTGGGTTCTACAAATTACAGTGTAGAGACGAGGTTGGATAGCAGCGTGTGCGTAGGTGCAG GCTTGGCCAATAACAGACCTTTTCTGGCTTTGAGAGAGAGCGCAGACGAGATTTTAACATCACAGGATATTAGAGTGGTTAGTGCTGGGGAGAAGTTGACAATGCTCGATGAGGCTGGGAGTTCTGGCGACAAGGCTGTTGTATTTAGTTCTAGCTACG ATGGGAGCAAGGGTTTAATTGATAAAGCTATCACTACTGATGCTATTCAACAACACAAAGGTCATGTCCATATTGCTGAAACCAGCAAAATGAATGCCG AGGTTCATACTCTAGCGGATGCAGAACACGATAGGAAATCAGACAAGGCTATAAACTGGAAGTTCCCTAGTAATCTTGTTAGAGGAGGACACTTCAATCATAAAggtaaaattgaaatggatGCTTGTACAAGTGTTGTTATCGGCTCAGCTGTCCCTATACGTTTTCAACCTCCAACAGCCAAAATATCCGAAGCTGTAGTTTGCTCTCTTCCGAACTTGCAAGCACATGATCAGATAGATGATGAAGTCACATCAGCCGTGGACAAGACTAAAACTGATGCATCCCCTTCGATCATCCCTGCGCCCACTTTGATGAACGTGGAGTCATCTGACGAAAATGACTTGGGTGGCCATCTGATTGCAAAAGAGGCTCAGAGTTTACAAGAGATGGAGCTTCCAAGAGAGGATCCTCTTGCTGTTGACATAGCTCCTACAAGTAGCAGGATTTTCTTGTACcgagaaaagggaaaagagaaagagagagaaaaagccTTATCTGATGGATATATTTATGGAAGATCGTCAAATAATAAGGAAGACAGCCACGAGACTGTGGGGAGTTGTAATAGTGCTGGATTGTTCCCAAAAGGCATGAAGAGACAGCATTATGATCAAGGGCAGGAAATAGAAAGCAAAAGGGTTAAAACGTGTGTCGAAGAAAAACCTGGTTCGACATCCTTCATAAAAGCTGATAGCTCCTTTGTGAGATGGATATCAAACATGGTTAATGGTCTCTCAGATTCTAATAAACAAGAGTCTTCTTCTCTCCTCGCTCTCACCCTAGCTCGTTCTAATAATGTTTGCAGTCACAATCACCAGGAGAGTTTCGTGTGCAACAAAACAACTGAGTTCGCGAAACCAAGGACAGGGTTCCAAAATGTGTTTCAGTCCTTGTACTGCCAAACCAACAAGACACTGATCTCTGGAGCAGACAAGGATAACCAGCTCATAGCAGAATCTGACGAGCTTATGGTTTCTGATACAAAGTTAGCTGACAAAACTCCACAGTCGTGCAACAGAAACAATGATAGCTCTTGCAAGCAGATTATTATTTCTGATCAAGAATCCAACCCACAGGTATCTACGAGGCCAGTTAAACCGTGGATATTTTCAGCAGGTTTTCTTAATAGAAATTCTTCTGAAAAGAGCTTGGCAGAAAGTAGTAGGAAAATGGTCGAGGGAAAGTCTTCTGCTTCGTTGTGTAAAAAGGCGGAGAAGATGGATCTCGACATCCCTTTTCCAGTGAATTGTGTTCCTGAAAAAAGTAGACCTCTTCCTAGTTTGTGGATTACGCGCCTTTATACTAGAACTGCTCCGTTTGAAAACTTCAACCGTATAAATGATGAAGCCCTCGACTGCAACTCTGAACGCCTTGAGGCTAATCATGAGAGTTGGGAAAATGATGTTTCCTCCAGTGGTAAGAAAACTTCTGAGGCTAGGGATGATTGTGCTCGAGATCAGGCTCGTGCTTCAGAATCCGCTGATCCCAAGTTTGGTCATGGACAGAGCCATATACAACCTTTCAAGGAATCGACAAATTCAGAGGAAATGGCATCAGTGTTTGCCAAGCGGCTTGATGCCCTCAGAAACATTATACACCCTTCAGGAAGGAGAAGCCCTCCAACATCCCCACTTACATGTTTCTTTTGTGGCAACAGTGGCCATGATATACGTAAATGCCCGGAGTTAACTGAATCTGACCTGGAGAATCTCCTTGTCAACATCAGCTCATTTAATAGGGTGGATGAATCCCCTACTTtgtgcattaaatgctttcaGCTTGATCATTGGGCAATTTCATGCCCCTCGGCATCCTCACAAGATAATAGACGATTGAATCAGAATGCTGTCACTGTCCAGCAACAAACTACTTGTTATCCGCAGCCTTTTGCTAGTGAGGTAGGCTGCAGCGCGAAACCAGCTGTTGCCTCTTTTCCTATCTTTCTGACTTCGAACATGAAAGAAAGGTCGAGCAAAAGACTTTCTACTTCAAATGAGCTCCAAAAGAGTACTCTATCGAATTCAGGCAACCATCTAAAGGACAAACAAATACTTCCACCATGTAAGATTTCCAACACTCAACAGGAGGAGATGTTTCATGTAATAAGGAGATTGCGCTTGTCTCGTGCTGATATTCTCAG ATGGATGGATTCTGATGTCTCCTTGTCACATTTAAACGGTTTTTTCTTGCGTTTGCGCCTCGCAAAGTTGGAAGGGGGACTAGAAGGGACTGGCTATTATGTTGCTTGTATTTCAG GAGACTCAATAGAGAACATTGGTTGCAAGTCCAACAAGTCTGTGTTGGTAGATGTTGGAGGGCTGAAATCATCAGTTGGGAGTCAGTACATCTCCAATCAAGATTTTCTGGAG GAAGAGATTGAAGGTTGGTGGAGCAGAATAGTAAAAACTGGTGGCAAGATCCCTTCTTTAGATGAGTTGAAGTCAAAATTCGGAACTAGAGAATGTCTAGGTCTTTAA